The following proteins are encoded in a genomic region of Magallana gigas chromosome 1, xbMagGiga1.1, whole genome shotgun sequence:
- the LOC136276213 gene encoding beta-hexosaminidase-like, producing MNSSLGINKGLYHLYTDSTKETVTVIGQSPVAIYHGIQSLLSLVSGLPDNDSVLDVRIEDEPRFEHRGMHVDVSRNFRTKEDLLRLMEAMLMYKMNKLHLHLTDDEGWRLEIPGIPELTEIGSKRCHNPDETKCLVPQLGSGGDQTTSGSGFFTVADFQEILDEASKRFIDVKPEVDIPGHSRAAIKSMEVRYKNYETSDPTRANQYRLVDPDDTSEYQSVQMFDDNAINPCIETTYAFVEKVISEIKKMYEGHQTLKFFHFGGDEVPELALVNSTKCQQFTKDNHFYNTTHELKEYFVLRVSNITNRLGLDLAGWEDGLLQEGGVPFERTELPNSAVYGNAWQNIWKWGAGRRAYGLANSGYKVVLSHATHLFFDQPQEPDPEEPGLYWATRFTDAMKAFHFLPDRLYDNIAEKRSVEQLTKSEACEENMENCPPLVNKNNIIGLQGQAWGETFMTSEIFVSMVFPRILSLAERAWHKASWEDMEQPGRGVAALEDWESFANTVGHKEFKRLRQLGINYRMAPPGAIVENGYLRVNTEFPGHSVQYSRDDGVTLFDIPHEWFLRDKQPFLVRSCLLDETRCSRTIKFYPDEPAPISEQRLVDYISENVETRYEVISNLINEWQNFSARISLYNKGERDLSYGNWEIYFNSIRLIQPNDYPYPSGYLLPECNMTVHHVSGSLFKLTPTDYFRLNQKRGLSCTIICKYWQSAITDSMPNWYVAADAMRPKNLTFTEGEDLNYVASFVRREQYIRYPTDGWKPFTAEERFDRNQAMTVSGMPEKRIIPTPVENLLQSQSVTIDSSWVIVNLTDYISEIQLISDLLTIQVAAAKPASKYIEIITDNSMTVLNNQETQDEAYIISINPTNIAITVRKPCGVFYAYQSLRSLFTTNKALPVGDIRDQPRFQYRGMHVDVGRNFHTKEEILKILDAMAMYKLNKFHFHLTEDEGWRLEIPGLPELTEVGSNRCHDPMEEECLLPQLGSGSNGCKLGCGFYTVEDYKEILRYANARHIEVIPEIDMPGHCRAGIKAMEARYRKYMNYGNETAAREFLLTDFADKTQYLSVQMFTDNAINICMDSSKVFIRYIIRAIKKMHADIQPLKVYHFGGDEIAGAWKDSPECQTYVANSALKDVGELKKYFAHLMTQLTNGEALVVAAWGDGLKEGLTPFNRSEFPGQRDVIAYNWENVWEWGQGDKAYKLANAGYKVVLGHATHLYFDHPYEPDPEERGFYWATRFTDTRKVFGYVPSDIYKNADIAGNGQPLTHDQICTNNGTCLQLERPENIIGMQGHIWTETVRTTDQLQEMVFPRLIALAERAWHRSAWEDEENKSQRVAQTNEEWTSFAKALVNKELDRLEKMGIKYNVPKPGGRLNNLKVEVNTALPGLNIQYTEKGRSNWRDVTSDTKILPGTDIELRTTSKSGRVRSFGRTPVTLRSPQLTSASNRKYHGVIHIIITLTSLVCMLYV from the exons ATGAATTCTTCTCTTGGTATAAACAAAGGTCTTTATCATCTCTACACCGACTCAACCAAAGAGACGGTCACTGTGATTGGCCAATCTCCCGTCGCTATTTATCACGGCATCCAATCACTTCTAAGCTTAGTGTCGGGATTGCCTGACAACGACAGTGTCCTGGATGTTAGAATTGAAGACGAGCCTCGGTTTGAACACAGAGGCATGCATGTTGATGTATCAAGGAACTTTCGAACAAAAGAGGATCTACTGAGACTGATGGAAGCTATGTTGATGTATAAGATGAACAAACTTCATCTACATCTTACTGATGATGAAGGCTGGCGATTAGAAATTCCTGGTATTCCAGAATTAACAGAG ATTGGAAGTAAAAGATGCCACAATCCTGATGAGACAAAGTGTTTAGTTCCCCAGCTCGGATCGGGCGGCGACCAAACAACCTCCGGTTCCGGCTTTTTCACAGTCGCAGATTTCCAGGAAATTTTAGACGAAGCATCAAAACGTTTTATCGACGTCAAACCGGAAGTAGACATACCAGGTCATTCTCGCGCTGCGATCAAATCCATGGAAGTAAGATACAAGAATTACGAGACAAGCGACCCAACACGCGCAAATCAATACAGACTTGTGGACCCGGATGATACCAGTGAATACCAGTCAGTGCAGATGTTCGATGACAATGCAATAAATCCTTGTATCGAAACCACATACGCGTTCGTGGAGAAAGTGATCTCGGAGATCAAGAAAATGTACGAGGGACACCAAACTCTCAAGTTCTTCCACTTTGGTGGAGACGAAGTGCCCGAATTAGCGTTGGTCAATTCAACAAAGTGTCAGCAGTTTACGAAGGATAATCACTTTTACAATACGACACACGAATTGAAGGAGTACTTCGTCTTACGTGTGTCCAATATAACCAACAGACTAGGACTAGATCTGGCTGGCTGGGAAGACGGTTTACTACAAGAAGGAGGGGTGCCTTTTGAACGGACAGAGTTACCTAATTCTGCAGTGTACGGAAACGCATGGCAGAACATTTGGAAATGGGGTGCTGGAAGACGAGCATACGGCTTAGCGAACAGTGGATATAAG GTGGTTCTTTCCCATGCCACGCATCTGTTTTTCGATCAACCACAAGAACCCGATCCCGAGGAGCCTGGCCTCTATTGGGCTACTCGCTTTACCGACGCCATGAAAGCTTTTCACTTCCTGCCAGATAGACTTTATGACAACATCGCAGAGAAAAGATCGGTAGAGCAGCTCACAAAATCAGAAGCGTGTGAGGAAAATATGGAGAATTGTCCTCCCTtagtaaacaaaaacaacattattG GTCTCCAGGGTCAAGCATGGGGAGAAACATTTATGACGTCAGAAATATTTGTCTCAATGGTCTTCCCAAGAATTCTTTCCTTGGCTGAACGAGcgtggcacaaagcatcatggGAAGATATGGAGCAACCCGGAAGAGGTGTGGCAGCGCTAGAAGATTGGGAGTCGTTCGCAAACACAGTCGGTCATAAAGAGTTCAAGAGACTAAGACAGTTAGGAATTAACTACAGGATGGCACCACCCGGTGCTAT cGTTGAGAACGGATACCTCAGAGTAAACACGGAATTTCCAGGACATTCGGTGCAATACAGCAGGGATGACGGTGTCACGTTGTTTGATATCCCGCATGAGTGGTTTCTCCGAGACAAGCAACCTTTCCTCGTGCGATCTTG TCTTTTAGACGAAACCAGATGTAGTAGAACAATCAAGTTTTACCCAG atgAACCTGCGCCAATATCGGAGCAGCGTCTAGTAGATTACATTTCCGAAAATGTCGAGACGAGATATGAGGTGATAAGTAACCTAATCAACGAGTGGCAAAACTTCAGCGCAAGAATATCTCTATACAACAAAGGAGAGAGGGACCTGTCTTATGGAAACTGGGAGATATATTTTAACTCTATCCGACTTATCCAACCTAATGACTATCCTTACCCGTCTGGATATTTACTCCCAGAATGCAACATGACTGTACATCACGTAAGCGGAAGTCTGTTCAAACTGACGCCGACGGACTATTTCCGTCTCAATCAAAAGAGGGGTCTGTCTTGCACGATCATCTGCAAGTATTGGCAATCCGCCATTACTGACTCCATGCCAAACTGGTATGTCGCGGCAGACGCAATGAGACCGAAAAATCTTACTTTTACCGAAGGCGAGGATTTGAATTATGTAGCGTCCTTTGTTAGACGGGAACAGTACATTCGATATCCTACTGATGGGTGGAAGCCATTTACAGCGGAAGAAAGGTTCGATAGAAATCAGGCGATGACGGTTTCCGGGATGCCCGAGAAACGGATAATACCAACTCCTGTCGAAAATTTACTGCAATCGCAATCCGTGACCATTGACTCATCTTGGGTGATTGTAAATTTGACGGACTATATTAGTGAAATTCAGTTGATTTCTG ATTTGCTGACAATACAAGTGGCAGCCGCGAAACCAGCTTCAAAATACATAGAAATAATCACGGACAATAGCATGACTGTCCTCAATAACCAGGAAACACAGGACGAAGCATACATAATCAGTATCAACCCAACCAATATCGCTATTACTGTAAGGAAACCTTGCGGGGTATTCTACGCCTACCAAAGTCTACGTAGCTTATTCACCACTAACAAAGCTTTACCCGTCGGTGACATCAGAGACCAGCCTCGTTTTCAATACAGAGGAATGCATGTTGATGTCGGGAGAAACTTCCACACTAAAGAGGAAATCTTGAAAATTCTCGACGCGATGGCCATGTATAAGTTGAAtaagtttcattttcatttgacGGAGGACGAAGGCTGGAGACTAGAGATTCCCGGACTTCCTGAACTAACAGAG GTGGGATCGAACCGATGTCACGACCCAATGGAAGAAGAATGCCTTCTCCCACAGTTAGGCTCAGGGTCCAATGGCTGTAAACTTGGCTGTGGGTTCTACACGGTCGAAGACTACAAAGAAATCCTGAGATATGCGAACGCTCGCCATATTGAAGTCATACCGGAAATCGATATGCCCGGTCACTGCCGCGCAGGCATCAAAGCCATGGAGGCTAGATACAGGAAGTACATGAATTATGGGAATGAAACTGCTGCTCGTGAATTTCTCTTGACTGACTTCGCTGACAAAACTCAGTATCTGTCTGTTCAGATGTTTACGGACAATGCCATCAACATCTGTATGGACTCCTCCAAAGTCTTCATACGTTACATCATACGGGCTATTAAGAAGATGCATGCAGATATACAGCCATTGAAGGTGTACCATTTTGGAG GTGACGAGATAGCTGGAGCGTGGAAGGACTCACCAGAATGTCAGACCTATGTGGCAAACTCAGCATTAAAGGATGTGGGTGAATTAAAGAAGTATTTCGCCCATTTAATGACCCAGTTAACAAATGGCGAGGCGCTGGTTGTAGCGGCCTGGGGCGATGGGTTGAAGGAAGGACTGACTCCATTTAATCGATCCGAGTTCCCTGGTCAAAG AGATGTGATCGCCTATAATTGGGAGAACGTCTGGGAGTGGGGCCAAGGAGACAAGGCGTATAAACTGGCTAATGCTGGATATAAG GTGGTGCTCGGTCATGCCACCCACCTCTATTTTGACCATCCTTACGAACCGGATCCGGAAGAGCGTGGATTCTACTGGGCGACTCGGTTCACTGACACTCGGAAGGTCTTCGGCTATGTACCTAGTGATATATACAAAAACGCCGATATTGCGGGAAACGGACAACCATTAACACATGATCAGATATGTACAAACAACGGAACGTGCCTACAGTTGGAAAGGCCGGAGAATATTATTG gCATGCAAGGACATATTTGGACAGAGACAGTTCGGACGACAGACCAGCTGCAGGAAATGGTGTTCCCTCGCCTGATTGCCCTGGCGGAGAGGGCGTGGCACAGGTCAGCGTGGGAGGACGAGGAAAATAAGAGTCAGAGGGTTGCCCAAACCAATGAGGAGTGGACCTCGTTTGCTAAAGCATTGGTGAATAAAGAGTTGGATCGACTGGAAAAAATGGGAATCAAGTACAACGTTCCTAAGCCTGGAGGAAG GCTGAATAATCTCAAAGTAGAGGTCAACACCGCGCTTCCCGGTTTAAATATTCAGTATACGGAAAAGGGGAGGTCTAATTGGcgtgacgtcacttccgatACCAAAATTTTGCCGGGAACAGATATAGAATTGAGGACTAC gtcTAAAAGTGGGCGTGTGCGCAGCTTTGGTCGTACGCCTGTTACTCTACGATCACCGCAATTAACTTCCGCTTCCAACCGGAAGTATCACGGCGTAATTCATATTATCATTACTTTAACTTCACTGGTTTGTATGTTGTATGTGTGA